Below is a genomic region from Elusimicrobiota bacterium.
TGAAGCGCGGTGCGAGACTGAACCTCCGAGATAAAGTCGACCACCTTTTCCGGCGATAAACCATGCTTGGTCGATTCCGTCGAAATCTTCACTTCAACCAGGCACGGAACCTGTCGCCCCAGCGCTTTGGCATGACGATCCAGGTCTTCGGCCAGTTCCATCCGGTCCAGCGTCTGGATCAGATCAAAGAACTCCGCCGCTTTTTTCGCTTTGTTCGTCTGCAGCGGGCCGATCAAATGTAAAGCCGCCTCAACCCGCTTGGAGCCATCTGGATTTCGATACTTCGCACCAGCTTCCTGAACTCGATTCTCCCCAATGTGACCGATACCCGCTTGCAGGAAAGGAAGGACTTGTTCAAAAGGAACTGTTTTCGTAACAGCCACCAACGTAATTTCTTTCGAACTCCGTCCGGAACGTTTGGCCGCCGCTTCCAAACGGCTTTGAACCCGCGCGATTTGTTCTGAAATTTGGTCTTGCAAGCGCATCGATTATAGTTGATTTTTCGTCGAAAAATCAACCGGAACTCAACACCGTCATCCCCTGCGGTTGTTGGCAGGGGATGACGTTTTTTGCTAGGGGACTACGTGGATGGTTCGATCGGCTATGGCGATGTTCTGATGGTTGTCGCTGACCATGACATAAACCCGGTAAAAACCGGGGTCAGCAGGCGCACGCAGCCGGGCCTGTCCAGGAGCCTCCTCTACCGGCTCAGCGGGGAAGAACCGGGGAGCCTGCAGCGCTATGGCGTCACTGAAAATGTCCGTGATCATGTATTGATAGCGCAGAGGGTCACCGGAAGAGGATGAAACAGAGAACCCGATCGTGAATTCCCCCTTCGGCTGAAGCGGCGTCGGCGCTTTCAGCGTCATCTGGACAATTTTTGGGACACTCCGAGGCGGTTTCTGTCCGGTATAAAGGGAATACAGCGTCCAATAGCCGGCGCGGCGTCGTTCCCCAAAGTTCACGTTGTACCAGGTCAGGCTGTCCTGATTGCGCTGATTCCCAAGCACAAAAGCAAACCCTCCCAGGGAACGCGGCCGGACAGCCTCGATCTGGTACCAGATTTTCTCGTAGTTCTGTGCTTTAAAATGATCGAAAGCGTCATAGGGCAGCTGGTTGCGATCCTTGCGCATCTCCCAGGAACCGCTGGGGCCGAACTCGGTGGCCATCACGGGTTTCTCGTAACCAACACTTTTTAGGCTGGACACCATACCTGAAAAATCACCGTAGACATTCGCTCCGACGATATCGAGGCTGGGGAGGTATTTCTTTAAATACAGGATTTCCGGAGGAGAGGCCGCGTAGACAACCGGATGATTGGGATCTTGCCGGTGGATCTCCCGGATGATTTCTTCGAGAAACCGGCCAAATTCAGCTTTCTCTTCCTCATTTTCCGTCCAGTAGAAAACTTCATTGCCGATCGTCCAGCTCAAAAGCGCGGGATGGTCTTTCATCTCATCCACATGGGAGAGAATCAAATGCTTCAGCCCCGCCAGATGACCACCGTCCCGATAACTTTCAACCGTCTTATCCCGAATGGGATTGAGCCAGAAACCGAGATTGACCATCAGGCCGTTGGCGTGCGCTTGATCGAGGTACTCCCGCGTGGCCCCGCCCCAGATCCGAACCGCATTGGCGCCCATCTCATGCGCCATGCGGAGATAATCTTCTCCTTTTTCACCCACCGCATCGTTGCAGCCGACTCCCTTGACGAAAAAAGGCTTCCCATTGACGCTCAACTCCCAGCCGTCCCGGATTTTGAGCACTTTGACAACAGAACCAGAAGAAACCGGTGCACTCCAGACAACAGGAGCAGCCGCAAAAAGACAGGCAACCAACAGACGATAAGAGGATTTCATCTTACTCGGGAATCGAGGAAAGGGAGTGTGCTTTAAAAAACTCCCAGATAATTTTGCTGGCATTGACGGTCTGAACCAATGTGCCGGTGGCCCATCCATGAATGACCTCTTTGCCGTCCGGCCAGGTGGGGCCGCCTTCCATCAGCTTGTAGAGAACAACCGGGGCGCCGGGTTCGCCTTCCGCCGGTTTATAGACCTCGGTGACAAAATGCAGGTCCGTCCGGACTTCCGCCGCTTTTTTGCGGCAATAATTGGCTTTGACCCACCAGGCGATGGTATCGGGAACCGGCTGGAGCGAACCGGAGAAGGCGGGGTTCTTGCTGGGTCCCCCTTCGAAGGGGACCTGCCGATCTTTGACGATGGAATGCATTTCAATGACCGGGACCGGACGTTTGGCACGGGGAATGTCCACCACCATGGTGCCGCCAACGGAAGCGATGGCCGCCAACCGGCGCGATAATTCGCCAGCTAACCGGTAGACCATCATGCCGCCGTTAT
It encodes:
- a CDS encoding YggS family pyridoxal phosphate-dependent enzyme, whose product is MRLQDQISEQIARVQSRLEAAAKRSGRSSKEITLVAVTKTVPFEQVLPFLQAGIGHIGENRVQEAGAKYRNPDGSKRVEAALHLIGPLQTNKAKKAAEFFDLIQTLDRMELAEDLDRHAKALGRQVPCLVEVKISTESTKHGLSPEKVVDFISEVQSRTALQVKGLMGIAPLTKAAEEARPYFAALRKLFEKTHLDILSMGMSSDFEVAIEEGSTMIRVGTALFGARA